CTTCAGCCAGAGGGCCTTCCGGGAGTTGAGGATCTCTTCCTTCTTTACGGTGATCTTCTTCCCCTTCTCGAGGGCCGACTCTTCCTCCCGCTCCACTTCCATGACAATGGGGTGCTCGATATAGTCGGAGTACTTCCTGACCGTATTCCGCAGCTCCCACTCGCTCAGGTATTTCTCCTCTCCCTCCTTGAGATGCAGGATGACCTCGGTGCCGGGCTTTTCGCGCTCGACATCCTCGATCGTGAAGGAGCCGTCGGCGGTGGATTCCCACTTTACTCCGGCGCTGCCTTTCTGTCCCGCCTTCTTCGAAAGCACCGTCACCTTGTCGGCTACCATGAAGGAGGAGTAGAAGCCGACGCCGAACTGGCCGATGAGCTCGGGATTGCTCGTGAGGTCCTTACGCTGCAGCGCGGCGAGGAACTCCTTGGTCCCTGAATGGGCGATCGTGCCGAGGGCTTGAGCAGCCTCGTCCCTGGTCATGCCGATCCCGTTGTCGCTCACGGAGAGCGTTCTTGCTCCGGTATCGGCGGCGATGCGGATCTTCCATTCGCCGGCGTCCTCGGCTACGGCGCTGCTGGTGAGCGATTCGTACCGCGCCTTGTCGATCGCATCGGAGGCGTTGGAGATGAGCTCCCTGAGAAATATCTCCTTGTGCGAATAGAGAGAGTGGATCATGAGGTCGAGGAGCTGCTTGACCTCGGTCTTGAACTCCATGGTCTGGGTAGTCATGTAAAAGCACCTCGCATATGCTGAGTTAGATATTTTTTATAGTATAGCCCGAAAGTGAATGTCAAGGAGATGCTGCCCGGGGAGTTTGCGGCAGCGGCTCAGGCGTGGTTTCGCAACGTGAGCTCCAGCGGATGGGGGTTGAGGTAGTGCTGCCGCATGAGATAGGGCTCATCGTATTTCCGCGCAAAGTGCTCCAGGAGCACGACAGGGACGATGAGAGGGATATCCCCTTTATGGTAGCTGTCGATTATCCCGAGGACCTCCTGCTTTTCGTCCGCCGAGAGCCGCTTCTTGAAGTAGCCGAGCATATGGTGGAGCACATTCGTATTCTTCCTGACCGTTGCGATGAGGCGGAGCCCCTCCATGAGCCCGGCGAGATACCCGGCATGGAGCTTTTCGGGGGGGAGCTTCTTCGCACCGGCAACGAGCGCGCCGAGGAGCCGGTAGTGCCGGGGGCTGTGGGCGAGCACCAGGAGCTTGTGCTCCGTGTGAAAGGCGACGAGGTCCCTGAGCGCTCTTCCCCGTCTCATGAGCTCCTGCCAGCGCTTGAAGACGAATATCCGCTCGATGAAGTTCTCCCGCAGCCCGGGGTCGTGGAGCCTTCCCTCATCCTCGACCGGGATGAGCGGGAAACGGCGCATGAAGGCTCCTGCAAAGAGGCCCGGGCCCCTGCGCGACGGCATCCCCGAGGCATTGTATATCGTGACTCCCTGCATCCCGGAGCTCGGCGACCTGCTTTTGAAGACGAAGCCGGAGAGATCCATCTGTTCGAGTGTCGTCAGCTTTTGTTCGGCCCACCGGAGCATCCGGCCGGTATGGTCGATGCCCGAGGTCCGGGTGACGAGGCGGGGGGCTTCGGGAGTTCCGACGAGGCGCATCGCTTCGCGCGGCACCGGCAGGCCGCTCTCCACTTCAGGGCATACCGATACCCACTCGACGTATCTGCCGAGGGTCTCGACGAGATAGGGGTCGTATTTGTGCCCCGCATCATAGCGCACTTTCTGCCCCAGGAGGCAGGCGCTGATGCCGAGCCTGATCGTCCCCCCGCCGGGGATGGTCCCTCTTCCGCTGCGGCTCGAACGGGTCTTCATATACTCACAGTATAGAGTATTCGGAGCGGTGATGAATAGGCGCGGGCGCTTGTTATATGCGCCGCCGATATGCGACTATAGAGGGACGGCGTTCTAAGGTATACTTTTAAAGGCGAGCATGCGTGCTATTTCTTTACAGTCGGGCAGCAACGGCAACTGCATCTATGTCGAGGCGGGGAGGGTGAAGCTGCTCTTCGACGCCGGCATCTGCGGCATCGAGGCGGCCCGCCGTCTCGCCGCGCAGGGGCGCGATATACGGGAGGTCGACGGGGTGATCATCTCCCACGACCACGCCGACCATGTCCGGTATGCGGGCGTGTACCAGCGCAAATACGGCCTGCCGCTCTACATTACCCCCCGGACGCTCGAACGGGCCGACGCCCGCCACCGGCTGGGGATACTGCGGAAGGTGAACTTCTTCTTTGCCGGAGGAACGCTCGACTTCGGGACCGTCTCGGTCAGGACCGTTCCCACGCCCCACGACGCCATCGACGGCGCCGTCTTCATAGTCGAGAGCGACGGGAAGCGCCTCGGGGTCATGACCGATCTCGGCCATCCCTTCGACGAGCTGCATGCCCTCCTGCCCACCCTCGACGGGGTCTTCATCGAGAGCAATTACGATCCCGAAATGCTGAAGCACGGCCCCTATCCCGCGGTGCTCAAGCGCCGCATCAAGGGAACCGCGGGGCATATTTCGAACGAGGAAGCGGCGGCGCTGCTCAAGGCGAGCCCCCGGCTGCGCTGGGCCTGCCTCGCCCATCTCTCGGAGCAGAACAATACGCCCCGGCTCGCCCTCGAGACCCACCGTTCGGTCCTCGGCCCCGGCTTGAGTCTCCATGTAGCCGCCCGCTATCACGCGTCAGCGCCGCTATGCCTCTAGCGCGAAAGGAACTCTCCCCTGCCCTCTCCTGAAGGATATAGATACTCCCCTATTGATTCTGTTAGTATAAAAGATGTCCTGCCGCGTTCAACAATCGGGAGCATGCTCCTGGAGATAAGCAAGAAGCTCGTACCGCTGCTTACGGCACACGAGGGAAGTCCTTTTGCAGCCGGTCCCGCCCCTGCCGTGGCGCACTGCGGGCGCTTACTGCGCGGCGGTGTGTATGGAATCTCTCGAGAGGCATGCGCGCCGTATCACGAGCGGACCCGTCGTTTTCAGAAGCGGTTACGGAAGAGAGGGGGAAGGTAGGTATGGAGCTTCACTTTACGAGGACCAACGGCCCTATCGACGAGACGATCGATCGTCTGATGGAGCTCGTGGAAGGAGTTCACCATCCCGAGCTCGTGAGGGAGATGATCCTCGCGTCGCTGAAAGCGGGCCAGGAAGAAGATATCAAAGCAGACCTGAAGCTGATGAACACGACGCTCAAGGAGATGCGGTTCACCGCAAAGATTTTCGGTCCCTATCGCGATGCCCGGAAGGTTACGGTCTTCGGCTCGGCGCGGATCGCCCCTGACGAGCTGCTCTACCGGATGGCGCATAGCTTCGGTGCAGCGCTGGCCCGGGAGAGCTACATGGTCATCACCGGGGCAGGGGGCGGCATCATGCAGGCGGTCAACGAGGGAGCGGGGCCGGAGCACTCCTTCGGGGTCAACATCCGCCTTCCCTTCGAGCAGAAGCCGAACCCTACGCTCGAGGGCAGTCCCCGCCTGATCACCTACAAGTATTTTTTCAACCGGAAGGTCGCCTTTCTCAAGGAGGCGAGCGCGATAGCGCTCTTCCCGGGCGGGTTCGGCACGCTCGATGAGGCGATGGAGACCCTTACGCTCATTCAGACCGGCAAGCGCACCCCCATGCCCCTGGTGCTCATCGATGAGCCGGGCGGGAACTATTGGGCGTGGTGGCTCCGCTTTTTCAGGGAGGAGCTGCTGCCGCGCGGGTACGTAAGCCCTTCCGACTTCCGGCTCTTCGAGCTCGTCGATTCCGTGGAGACCGCTGTGGAGCGGATCACCACCTTCTTCCGCCGCTACCACAGCCAGCGCTACGTGGAGAGGAAGCTGGTCATGCGGCTGACTGCTCCCCTCGAGCCGAAGGCGATCAGGGAGCTGAACGAAGAGTTTCACGATATCTTGATGCCGGGGGGCAGCATCGAATCGTCCGGTCCGCTGCCTGCAGAGGCCGACGAGCCCGAGACGGCGCAGCTTCCCCGGCTGGTGCTCGACTTCAATAAGAAGGATTTCGGGAGACTGCGGGCGTTGATCGACAGGGTGAACAGCTGCTGATGCCCCTGCGGTATAGCACCGCCTGGCGCCGTTCGTCGCGCCGTAACGGGCGGCGGCATGAGGGCGAGGGGTCATACTGTGACCAGTGATGGTGACGAAGTAAACGAGTTAATCAGCCGTTACGGGCTTGAGGAAGACGGTGAGCATGTAATCATTCCCTTCACCGGCAGCGACGGCAGGCCGAGGCGCTGCTTCCTGCTGAAGAGGAAGTTTATCCGTGTCGTCTATCCGGATAAACACTATGCCGATTATCCGCTCGCCGAGATGATCGCCGCGATCGTCAGATACCCCGAGCTTCCGGTGACCGAGTCGCTGCAGCTGCTGCACCACGAGCTCGGGAGGGGAGAGCCCGACGGCCCCACTACTGATAAGGAGATATACGAGTAATGAGCAAGAGGATCCTGATAAACGCCTTGTATCCCGAAGAGAAGAGAGTGGCTATTGTCGAAGGCGACAGGCTGATCGATTTCTACGTGGAGGTCGCTGCGCGCGAGCAGCTCAAGGGCAATATCTACAAGGGGGTCGTTGTCCGCGTCGAGCCCGGGCTCCAGGCGGCATTCGTCGATTTCGGGCAGAAGAAGCACGGCTTCCTCCAGATGCGCGAGCTGCAGCCCGAGTATTACCATAAGGGAAAAGGGAAAGAGAAAGATAAAGATAAAGAAAAGAAAGAGGGGAGGCGTCCGAGGATACAGGACGTCCTCGTGAAGGGTCAGGAGCTCATCGTCCAGGTCGAGAAGGACGAGCGGGACACGAAGGGAGCGAGCCTGACCACCTACATCTCGCTGCCGGGCCGTTTCATCGTGATGATGCCGGGACAGGAGCGGATGATCGGCATCTCGCGGAAGATCGAGGGGCGCGAGGACCGGGAGCGGCTGAAGGGCCTCTTTTCCTCTCTCAAGCTTCCGAAGAACATAGGCTTCATCCTCAGGACCGCCTCGGGCGACACGACGAGCGAGGAGCTGGATACCGATCTCAAGTACCTCACCAAATTGTGGAACAAGATAAAGGCCGAGTCGAAAAAGGCGGCTCCTCCCGCGCTCATCTATAAAGAGCATGATATAGCGGTGAAGACCGTGAGGGACTATCTCACCTCGGATGTGGCCGAGGTGCTCGTCGATGATGCGGAGGCGTACCGCATGATAAAGGATTTTCTGCGGAAGACCATGCCGGGCCGCAAGGTCAATATCAAGCACTACCGCGACCGGCGGCCCATCTTCTCGTCCTATGCCATCGAGGAGCAGATCGCCAAGATCAACGAGCGGTTCGTTTCTCTTCCCTCCCAGGGGTACATCGTCTTCGACCGGACCGAGGCGCTTACCGCCATCGACGTCAACTCGGGCAGGAGCAGGAAAGAGGAGCACATCGAGGCCACGGCGTTCAGGACCAACCTCGAGGCAGCGGATGAGGTAG
The genomic region above belongs to Nitrospirota bacterium and contains:
- a CDS encoding DUF523 and DUF1722 domain-containing protein — its product is MKTRSSRSGRGTIPGGGTIRLGISACLLGQKVRYDAGHKYDPYLVETLGRYVEWVSVCPEVESGLPVPREAMRLVGTPEAPRLVTRTSGIDHTGRMLRWAEQKLTTLEQMDLSGFVFKSRSPSSGMQGVTIYNASGMPSRRGPGLFAGAFMRRFPLIPVEDEGRLHDPGLRENFIERIFVFKRWQELMRRGRALRDLVAFHTEHKLLVLAHSPRHYRLLGALVAGAKKLPPEKLHAGYLAGLMEGLRLIATVRKNTNVLHHMLGYFKKRLSADEKQEVLGIIDSYHKGDIPLIVPVVLLEHFARKYDEPYLMRQHYLNPHPLELTLRNHA
- a CDS encoding MBL fold metallo-hydrolase → MRAISLQSGSNGNCIYVEAGRVKLLFDAGICGIEAARRLAAQGRDIREVDGVIISHDHADHVRYAGVYQRKYGLPLYITPRTLERADARHRLGILRKVNFFFAGGTLDFGTVSVRTVPTPHDAIDGAVFIVESDGKRLGVMTDLGHPFDELHALLPTLDGVFIESNYDPEMLKHGPYPAVLKRRIKGTAGHISNEEAAALLKASPRLRWACLAHLSEQNNTPRLALETHRSVLGPGLSLHVAARYHASAPLCL
- a CDS encoding TIGR00730 family Rossman fold protein, translated to MELHFTRTNGPIDETIDRLMELVEGVHHPELVREMILASLKAGQEEDIKADLKLMNTTLKEMRFTAKIFGPYRDARKVTVFGSARIAPDELLYRMAHSFGAALARESYMVITGAGGGIMQAVNEGAGPEHSFGVNIRLPFEQKPNPTLEGSPRLITYKYFFNRKVAFLKEASAIALFPGGFGTLDEAMETLTLIQTGKRTPMPLVLIDEPGGNYWAWWLRFFREELLPRGYVSPSDFRLFELVDSVETAVERITTFFRRYHSQRYVERKLVMRLTAPLEPKAIRELNEEFHDILMPGGSIESSGPLPAEADEPETAQLPRLVLDFNKKDFGRLRALIDRVNSC
- a CDS encoding Rne/Rng family ribonuclease, with product MSKRILINALYPEEKRVAIVEGDRLIDFYVEVAAREQLKGNIYKGVVVRVEPGLQAAFVDFGQKKHGFLQMRELQPEYYHKGKGKEKDKDKEKKEGRRPRIQDVLVKGQELIVQVEKDERDTKGASLTTYISLPGRFIVMMPGQERMIGISRKIEGREDRERLKGLFSSLKLPKNIGFILRTASGDTTSEELDTDLKYLTKLWNKIKAESKKAAPPALIYKEHDIAVKTVRDYLTSDVAEVLVDDAEAYRMIKDFLRKTMPGRKVNIKHYRDRRPIFSSYAIEEQIAKINERFVSLPSQGYIVFDRTEALTAIDVNSGRSRKEEHIEATAFRTNLEAADEVARQLRMRDIGGLVIIDFIDMESSKNRREVERRFRNALSTDKAHFDITGISRFGIVEMTRERLRTAYADSMTRSCPLCGGAGVLKADDSLAIAALRDMHNRAADAAAEGTLRGITCRLPVESANYLINSKRADILELEKSFGIAISVIGDTKLSPGQFSVDLDLQREAAKGGEAAVKETKEAQPCPPQPRQQAKQTGEVPEQEREVQTKDAAATGPEAQGRPSKRSRRRGRRSRDRRKKEQAKVNAAGSPAESSAGNGAGGADSGPEANYLDRTVEQFEGQNELQTEE